ATGGCATCCAAGGAAAGTTTTAGCAGTTCTTGTCTCAGAACAGGAGTCCGAGAACAAGTGCTGGCATCTTACTTTCATGTTCTCCACATCTTGAAAGTCTTCTCTCCCTCACTTGAGTTCTTCACATTGTATCTCTTCCTGCAAGACATCTGTGTTCTCTTTCTGcaattcttcttcctctttgtcAAGGATGTCCATGATGTATTGAACCAGCAGCAATTCAGCTTCGCTGAGCTCAGGCAAGTCCTGGAAATTGCCATGGAAGGGAAGGATTTGGAGAGGTGAGGAAGAGCAGGCGgtgcaggcagaggagcagaactGGCATCTGCTCTCTGCCCTTACCTGCTCTGCACCCTCTGCCTCCCTGTACTTGTTCTTCCCCCATCTCTCTTGCAGTTTTACAGACAACctgaaaaccaaagaaaataagCAGGGAGGTTTGGCCAGGGAGGGCTGCAGGAGGCACAGCACTTCTCCCTGCTTGGGGGCATTTCAGCTGAGCCCAAGGAAGATGGGGGCTCCAGAAAGGACATCCCTGGCTGGCCCAGCACGTGCACCCCATCTGGGGAGTATCACTGGCGCATGAAGGGCTGGTTGGGCTGGGAgcccctggccgtgcccagctctgtctctcaggagccgctttcccagggctcccccAAACGCGACGTGTTGGAAACACAGCCAGGGGAGTCCAGGGCAGCGGCACCTGCGCGGCTGCGGGGCTCCAGGAGGAGTTGCTCTGCACAGGAAAGACTCTTGGTGGCACGGCAgtggcatgggcagggagcagtTACCTTCTCAGCCACCATTTCCTTCTGAGTAGCTGTTGACAAACAGCTGCAGCACATCGGGAACACACCTTGGAAAGGAGACGGACTTTTAACACCAAATTTGTCTTGTCATACTCCACAGAACATGGGAAACCAAAAGATCCTTCATCCAACCCAGCCTGTTCTACACATGTGCAAGTCTATGCCAGCAgcaatgattttaaaaagacCCTGTCCTTCCTTCCCAATTTCCTGTTCCGCTCTGCAGGAACTCCAAGAGCTGTTCTGAACTCCCAGAGCTCCCAAGCTCATTGCTGTGGCTGAAGGCAGGAGAGCAAAGAAaagctggggagagctgggacacaAGGCAGGACAAGCTTCCCCCAGGCAGGCTGCACCCTGCTGAGCTGGGTGCTGTGGATGCTGCCACAAGCTCCAGGCCTGGAAAAAACATCTCCTGTGGTACCCAGCATGTGCAGGGGCATCTGCAGTGGCACATGGGGCTCATCACCTGGGCAATCCAGCTACAGGACAGACAGCTGTGTGTCAAACAAGATACTGGCTTACGTGGAAGACACCCTTCAGTATCAGTAAAATGACTGCGATGAGAGACAGCAATACAACGGACGTGATCGTGTCGTCCATGGTCTCTGGCTTTggctgggagaagaggaaagaagatCACGGGGGGCAAGAGGAGCGCTCCTTCAGTTCTTCCTTGCCCAGAAGGACAAACgcagcagtgcctgcagctcTCCTACCTTCTCTGTGGGCTCCTGATCCTCCTCCAGAGCTGTGCGCCTGGAGATTTTCTCTTGCAGAGGACACCGGCCCATGGGGTCATAGGCACCCTGGTTCTCATGCCTCTCACTGAGCACCTTTAGAAGCAGCCCGGTCTTTGAGACCATCTTGGCACAGGCCAGCTTGAGCTGGGGCAGGCTGCAGTCTACCCTCAGAGCTCGCTCCACGTGGGCCATGAATGTCTGCAGGCCTTTGTCCGGCACCAGCAAGCGCAGGTGGTGATCAACCATGGTTTCCCAGCGTTCTCCTGGAACCGGTGCAAGGTCTGGACTTTGGGGGCTCCAAGGTTTATTGAGGAACCTGGATCCTTCTTCCTGTTGCTCCCAGGGTGTGTCTGTGGTGTCAGGGATGATCAGGCGGTGCCCACCGAGGGAGGAATGCTCCTCTTCAGCCGtggctcctcctctgctgctcgcAGCGGGGCGGCTCTGAACCAACgggtcagagagaaaatccagGTTCCTGTTCAGACGCTGCTCGACTTTGggctctccctctgctttcccagggctcaACACCTGGTAGAAAAGCCGATTATGTCCAACCCAATACTGGCTGCCCTGCTTCTTTGGCTGTTTGTGAGAATTGACATGGTTCTGCCTTGGAGCTTGACCTTCCACCTCGTCTCTGAGGGGTCTCTCTACAGACTTGTCATGAGTGGGGTTTAACCCACCAGCTACATCCCAGGGGTTTAGTATTTGCCAATTCAGTCTTGAGTCCATTTGCTTTTGctggctgtcctgctgctctttgataGTCATAATGGAGTTCTGCCTTGGAGCTTGACCTTCCACCTCACCTCTGAGGGGTCTGTCAAGAGACTTGTCATGAGTGGGGCTTAACCCCCCAGCTACATCCCAGGGGTTTAATGCTTGCCGGTTCAAATGTGACTCCTGCTGCTTGTCATCCCAGCTTGAGGGTGTCTTGTCCACCACATGCTTCAGCctggcaggctggggctggtgtgggacaaggGGTTTTGCACTCTTGATGCTTTCAGCCTTGTGCAGCTTCTTCCTGAGCTTGGCCCTCAGGTCATCAGCGCTTGTTTTGCCTTTGTGCCCCAAGAGATGCTGAGGGGGATATGAATTTGTTCTGGAACTGTCCAGGCTGCTGACATCACCCTCAGTGCTCAGGGTCAGGGTAACCGCGAGCGTCACAGTTCCATGATCTCCCAGCGAAGGCTCCTTGGGCTTGAGGCTCAACACTGGGCTGCTGTTCAGCTCTCTGCGTCGGTCCATGTCCATTATTTCTCCCCGTGTCTGTAGCAGAGTTGTGCGAGCTGGAGAACACCAAGAGAGCAGATCAGCggctgggcacaaacacaggctcAGAGGTTACCtcgagcagcaggagctcatcTCAAGCCCAGGGAGCGCAAGAGCAGAGTGGGGGATGTGTTGTGGAGGGGAGAAGAGCCCTTCAATCCATCCCATTATccccctggggcagagcagagaccTGGTTCTTTCCTGGTGTCTCCTGGGTTCTgtttggatgggaaggaaaCATCCCTGGCGAATGGGATAGCTGCCAGAGAGGTTCCCACAGCTCCAGATGGGCAGGCTTGGGTTGCTCTGCCGGAGCCAGTGAAGAGGCAGAGACCCCAGAGGAAAGATCAGCACGGCAACGGGGGCGCAGACTGGCAGGGGAGGAACGCCCAGGGAGTCCTTTGCTCCGGGGCCAttcccaagagcagcagctcaagCTGCTACACCATGAAAAACTTCCTCAAGGGCGCCAGAGCTCTGGGACTGTGCTATGGGAAacctggggctgagccagggagAGAAGCCAGCTCCCTGGGGACCTTGGAAACCTGGCTGTATCTGTttgcctggccctgctgtggaCAGATgttctgtgccctgtgcccagctagAGCAGGACGGTGCTTTGCTCCCCCTGCACAGGCCAACGAGGGGATGGCGGTGCTTGGTGTTCACCCTGCAGAGCACATCTTTATGCCAGACACTGCCTTCCAGCACcagggaagggcacggggcattcctgctttccttgccTGGGGGCATGGTCAGCATAGGAAATTCGCAGGTTTGGGGGGCCCAGCGAGCTGTTCCTTCTCCAGACAGTATGTGACACACAAGATACGTACAATCACCAGGAAGTTCCCATCCCAAGGTGTTCTGTCCAAGGCCTGTACTCCAAGGGGAGATCAGGAccccccagcacagggcagtgctgcagcatctccccagcCTCAGGAGAAGTGGCAGATttgagctcccccagccccgccggaCACTGACCGCACTGCGGAGCGCTggtgctgcacagcttctggCACAGGAACTGGATGGTCCTGCAGGGGCTCTCGGGCCGGGGAcgctcctggcacaggcagcaggccGCCTCCTTGGGCACTTGGCTAAAGACAAGAGGGGATTATTGGAGGAACACCTGGCCACCCAGTCCATGgctcagagcccagctcagggaaCACACGGGTACCACGCGTGGGGCTTGTGCTTCACTgtgtgccacagctctgggaaaggcCCCTGACTCCCAgtgcaaaacattaaaaaggggATTTTAACCTGGAAAGTAGAAGTGCTCCCAAAATACCATGTGACACGGAAATGCACCCGCCTGGAGTTCAAACTCCCTTTTGAGAAACCGGCAGCAAGTCACCCGAAAGGTGAAATTCTGCCTCTGAGCTGGTGAGTTTTGGCACGTCCCCTTAAGGAACAGCAACTCTTGAGCTTACTGAGCTCGTTCTGGTTGCGTGGCACACGGATTTGTTTCCCAAGCAGAGCCCCTGTCCCAGCACTCAGGGCCTGCTGGTGGCTGGGGCTCACACACTCACAGGGTTTCCAAGCTCACTgtggactgcagcagcagcagcagcagcgtctGTGGGATCACTTGGGTGGCACTCAGGTCTCTGCAAGCATTGGAAAGAGCTCGTGAAATTCTGGGGTGACGATGCCAGAACTCTGCTCTGAGAGCAGAGGGCCCAGGGCCCTGAtgatggtggtgctgctggcagaggcatcCACTTCAGCCTGCTCCAAGAGAAGCCATTCCAGAGCCCAGCTTCcctctgccttgccctgctcGAATCCAGCCCGTCAGAATCAGGAGGGCAATCCTGCAGCTCTCGTGGCAGACAGATGCCACCAGAAAGGATTGCCCCTCTCCCgacactcctgctgctctcccctgaGGGCAGCCGAGTCCCTGAAGGAGgcaggagcctggagctgctggcaggagtgcAGTTTATTCCCAGAGCCCTGCGGCCACTCCAcctggccccagagctggatgggcTCTCATCCCTGAAAGTTTGTGTCCCAGTTCCTGGGTTGCtttgcagctggggacacaccagcactgcttggCCTTTGCCTCGCTCTGCTGGAGCCGGGGTAGTTGTGTCTCCAGcagactcaggctgggcaaggggcagaTTTGCTCGGGCacttgtgctgctttcctgagaACAGGGCACTCGAGAGAGACACAGCTCTCTGGATCTGCTCCAAATGAGCCAATACTTACAGAGAGCTCACTGAGGGCAGCTTGAAGAAGGCAGCGTCAGCAATGACAGCCAGCGGGTTGTGGCTGAGGATCCTGAGAAACAACAGAGCTCTGTCAGGGCTGATGGCGAGGATGGGAGCTGGGTGTGCCGGGCACGTGGGGACAGCCGGGCTGTATTCAAGGAAGCCTTGCAGGaggtgagcagggcaggggaaggggccTTTGCAGCTGCACACTCCTGGAGCTCCCTGGCTGACATCCACAGTCGGAATCAGGACTTTCCCGAGGGCAAGTCTGCTTTTGCCCACCGACCCGGCAGAGACCCTGCAGAGACTCGCCCTGGCGTGCCTTTAGCCCTGGTGCCACTTACAGCTCCTGGAGGAACTGCATCCCGTGCCAGGCCTGGAAAGTTCCGCTGCGGATCCGTGTGAGGCCATTCCCAGAGAGATTTCTGGGGAAAGAGGAGGCCACACAAAGGAATCGGCCCTGCCCTACAGAAGGAGGGGGCAAAGCGAGATCCCTTTGCAGGACAGGTGCAAATCCAAGGTGGAAGAGGGAGgaaactgctgctttctcagTGTTTGTAGCCTGCCCAGGAGGGGAACTGCAGGGCACACGTGCTGAACTCTGTTTCTGTTCCTGGATGCAGCCAAGGCTGCAAGAACTGGCTGCTGTGATGGCTGCGTCTGGACGAGCCCGCTGGGGTCTGTCCCCCGGCGTGGCCATCCAGCCGTCGGCATTgacctctgcagctcagctgggctctgggcagggcagatTTAGGGACTGTGGggaaaagaacagcagcattttcctgcacAGGAAGGGTGCCCAGTGCAAAGGCTGAGCTAAAACCACCAGAAAGAAACTTGATCACTCACAGGAACTTCAGGAAAGGCAGTGGCTCAAAAGCCCGTTCCTCAATGGACAGGATCTCATTGCAGGACAAATCCCTGTTCCAGTTGAACAACAAACGTCAATTCCATTTGCCCTGTCGCTTTTACTtgcctctgcagcctggatcccagcagggacaaAGGGCACCTGCCCGCGGCCGGGCTGAGCAGCcggggccccagggaggggcaggcaggagcccccgCCGCCGTGGGCAGGGCACGGTGCTTAcaggtgcttcagcaggaacagcccctCCAGGGAATGGCTCTTCACTGCCCGCAGCTCATTGTCCCTGAGCACTCTGCAAGGAGACACAGGGACATTGTGACAGCGGTGCTGGCCAGCAGCAAATGGGATTGTCGTGGGACaatcccctgcagcagcttgaCTGAAGCATCTCCTTGGGTCACGGCAGGCATCGTCCCCACTCTGGCCACAGCAGGCCCTTGCTCCTGGCCGGCTGAAGCTGAGCACAGCTTGATCCCTGTGCAGACAGACACGGGGATGGTGCCCTGGGCTGCAAGAGACTCGCGGCAGTTCTTGCCGTGCTGGGAAGCTGTGGCGATTCACACCCCTCCTTGCAGAGCAGCCGAGCTGAGCTTCGAATTCCAATGGAAGCGGGTGgtgtgggggctgctgctccagccccagaccAAAGGAGGGGAAATCCCCGAACTCCTGCCATTTGAAATGCTGCAGGGCACTTACAAGGTCTCAGTCCATGGGTAGTCCTTCCAGGCTTGTTTTCCAACAGCAGCAATGGAGTTGCCAGTGAAATCTCTGCAAAGAGACGACAGACCCGGTCCCCCCTCAGGAAAATCCATTTCCCTGCCATTcggctgctgagctggaagcGGGCTTTGCCTGGAGAAGGCACAGCGTGCCCAGCCCGGCTTCACCCTCATGCTGAGCTCAGGCCCCCACATCCCCCACATGTCTCTGGCCAGGGAGCGCCCCGGCTGTCCCAGGTGGGCTTTGCAGACACAGGGAGCCGaggaggggcagctgcagggctctgcggGGCCGCGGGACTCACAGGACGGCCAGGGCTCGGCGGCGGCTGGCCGGGGGCACAGTGGCCAGGCCGGCGTGGCCGCAGTTCAGCCCACGGCCTGGGCAGCggcagggctctgggcagaGCTCCTTGGCCGCTCCCGGGCAGGGGGctactgccagcagcagggccggCAGGAGCAGAGCGCGCACGAGACGCATCACCAGGTCCATGGCGAGGCAGgactggctgcagtcacctgggatgcaggcctgagctggagctgcggcAGTTCCCGTGTCACAGTGGTGCTGCCAATGTCACAGTGGTCCTTCTCGTGTCACTGAAGCATTGCTCGTGTCACCGTGCTGGTGCTTGGCAACAGAGCTCGCAGCAAACCGCAGTTCAGGCCATG
This sequence is a window from Anomalospiza imberbis isolate Cuckoo-Finch-1a 21T00152 unplaced genomic scaffold, ASM3175350v1 scaffold_463, whole genome shotgun sequence. Protein-coding genes within it:
- the LOC137466893 gene encoding leucine-rich repeat-containing protein 37A-like, whose translation is MATPGDRPQRARPDAAITAASSCSLGCIQEQKQSSARVPCSSPPGQATNTEKAAVSSLFHLGFAPVLQRDLALPPPSVGQGRFLCVASSFPRNLSGNGLTRIRSGTFQAWHGMQFLQELILSHNPLAVIADAAFFKLPSVSSLDLSATQVIPQTLLLLLLQSTVSLETLQVPKEAACCLCQERPRPESPCRTIQFLCQKLCSTSAPQCARTTLLQTRGEIMDMDRRRELNSSPVLSLKPKEPSLGDHGTVTLAVTLTLSTEGDVSSLDSSRTNSYPPQHLLGHKGKTSADDLRAKLRKKLHKAESIKSAKPLVPHQPQPARLKHVVDKTPSSWDDKQQESHLNRQALNPWDVAGGLSPTHDKSLDRPLRGEVEGQAPRQNSIMTIKEQQDSQQKQMDSRLNWQILNPWDVAGGLNPTHDKSVERPLRDEVEGQAPRQNHVNSHKQPKKQGSQYWVGHNRLFYQVLSPGKAEGEPKVEQRLNRNLDFLSDPLVQSRPAASSRGGATAEEEHSSLGGHRLIIPDTTDTPWEQQEEGSRFLNKPWSPQSPDLAPVPGERWETMVDHHLRLLVPDKGLQTFMAHVERALRVDCSLPQLKLACAKMVSKTGLLLKVLSERHENQGAYDPMGRCPLQEKISRRTALEEDQEPTEKPKPETMDDTITSVVLLSLIAVILLILKGVFHVCSRCAAAVCQQLLRRKWWLRRLSVKLQERWGKNKYREAEGAEQDLPELSEAELLLVQYIMDILDKEEEELQKENTDVLQEEIQCEELK